In the genome of Ziziphus jujuba cultivar Dongzao chromosome 10, ASM3175591v1, the window CATCACATGTACATGACCATATTTCTCTCTTCATCATGGTTAActagtttatttttcttatttttttatttttggtaatgaatcATGGTTAActagttattttaaaatctgTTTGGTATaatattcaccccaaaaaaaaaaaaatttctgtttggtataatttatttttgggtataatttatttttgaatagtaaatatttattagttgtcataagttttttttaatttaaaaataaatatttggttaaaaatcaataactgctcattgataaaaaaagaaaaatttaaatcaaaataaaaaaagctaaaattttgaaatttttcaaaaaaactcaCTTTAAATCTATACAGAAAATTCAAAGGCATTAAATGAAACTCACAAAATACTTTTTAAACTGATAATTAAACACCAAAAACTtgtcaataaaaatttttcttACAATTTATTCGAAAAAGTTTTACAACTAAAAGCTCTTGTTATAAAACAGTCCTGCtatcttcaaatttaaaatagattgCCATCTCGAGATACCACAAACGTACACGTGTCATATTACGTGGATGTTCctcttttcaaaaaatatatatacatatatatttatatatatatatatttttggttgtcGCGCTGGCATTGATACTGCGCGTCATGTTGAAGAGGGAGTGGACTTCTGACAGTGAAAGATCTTTTTAAaggttaaatttatttttatttatttgtttttaattaggCAGAGATTCGTCTCTTTgccctttcaaaaaaaaaaaagaaaaaaaaaaagaaaaagaaaaagagaattgaatttattattgcCCTGTTTGTGGCTGACATTGTGAAACAGGGCTGATTCTTCGAGGATCAAATACTTAACCGCTAAGGTTTCATCCAGACCcttccatgtatatatatagagacagACGCGAGACAAGAACAGGAATGTATGGTATAAAAGGAGAAGCGGAAGAGAGACACatcgagagagagagcgagaatAACAGTGTGtgtgattttctttttgtacGAATGGGAATGAACATGGCAACGCAAAacgatagagaaagagagatcaagaaattggaagaagaagacgacGACGACGATGATAAGGCGGtggattatttttataaattacctGGAGATTGTATTGCCAACATCATCTCCTTCACGTCTCCTTGCGATGCGTGTCGTTTCTCTCTGGTTTCGCCGGCATTTAGGTCGGCCGCTGAATCTAACTCCGTTTGGGAGAGGTTTCTCCCACCCGATTGCTACTCTATCATCTCTCGCTCTCCCTctcctcttcctcttctctcTTGTCTTTCAAAGAAAGATCTCTATTTTTCTCTCTGCGACTTTCCGCTCTTCATCGACGACGGCAAGAAGgtatttttacccttttttttttttttttttttttaaaactccaTTCTCTGAATCGTGCATttgaaaattgagatttttgggttcttccccccccccccccccccccccccctccatatatatatatttatatatatatatttgtttttcattaaattctccataattttgcatatatatttgtatacgcATTCGGTATGCGCTTAAAAATTAATCGTGTTTTTACGGGGCTTCTTCGTAGGCAAACTAAAATcgtaaaaaattatcattgtcAGCACCTCTGTCACGATTTCTTTCCAATGAACCGAGCCACTCCCAATAGTTTAATAGAACCTAATTTCGATGCGAAAGTATAAAGGTGCTCTTTCTTTTCCGAAATTGAGCATCTAATAGTTCTTCTTTTATgtccagaaaagaaaaatgataataataataataataataataaagttttgttcttttttactttttaattttgtgtccCTAAGAATCCAATTGTTTTtagattcttctatttggacttTTTCTCCTGTCCGTAAGATCTTAGCCTTAGTGATTAGTTTTTACAAAAAGTGAGGttttctttactgactaatgTCATCTGCGCTTTTTGCAAGTATTATATCATGTATACCGTGTACCTTATGGTCATTTTATTTAACAGCAAATGGTCAAAGCTGCAATGTctgaaaaaacaatatatatatatatatatatattttttttttttttagagtccTGCTACGGGGATAGAAACACATGCGGACCAGAGAAAAGCctgttagagaaaaaaaaaaaaaaaaatcgatttttCACTCAGAGTAAAATCCGACgctacataagaaaaaaaaatcggcttttctaaaaaatatcGCCTTTCTAAAAATATCGACTTTGCTTCAGCTTTGCGTCGGTTTTGTTCCTGTTTCGCATGCAACTTCGTTCAAACGGTCTGACCATACAATTCtcgtatatgtgtatatgtatatgtaatatCTTTTTCAATTCAATCATTTGATGGGTTTTGATTGCTGATTGCTTCTCTGAAGAATTCACACTACATGTGTTGACCTTCAATTATTACAAGACACTGCTATTTCCCCTTTGTTTGTACATTGATGTGGATGCGTGGCTTAGTTTCGTCTCAGTCGCAATCACCTTTGGTGTATCCATCCAAAACATAGTTTTGTTTTGTGCTTCATAGATGTGTCTATATTTCTATGCCCGTgaacaatttatttttctggaTGCATTAGATTTTCTTACTCTGAAGGTTTTAGTTGCATGCACATGCAAAATTGAAATCTGACAAAAGTGTTTTCTGGCAGAGCTTTTCACTGGAAAAATGGAGCGGTAAGAAATGTTACATGATCTCTGCAAGGGATCTATTAATCGTTTGGGGTGATACTTCGAGGTATTGGAGATGGATTCCTCTGCCCGACGCAAGGTCTCTCTCATCGATTGCCCTCTTATATTTTGGTTATTGTTTTGAAGCGTACATTGCGATGGTTGTCAGACTGAATGTTCATTGTACTCAAAACAGGTTTCCTGAGGTTGCCGAGCTTATCGCTGTTTGTTGGTTCGAGATCCGTGGCAAGCTTGATGTTCGTATGTTATCTCCATTGACAACGTACGCGGCTTACCTTGTATTCAAGTCTACTACAAGTGCATATGGATTTGAACACCTCCCAGTGGAGACTACCTTTGGATTTGTAGGGGGAGAAACAAGCAAGAGGAATGTGTATTTGGATGCCGAAAGAAGGAGGAGGCAGAGGTACCCAACTTTGCCAAGAAGGCTTGGTCGAAACTATCGGAGCACCATTCTGGATTCTCGATCATGTGTTCCTGAAGGGAATGAGAATGGTACATAtccaaaagagagaaaagatgGGTGGTTGGAAATTGAGCTTGGTGACTTCTACTGTGGAGGAGATGGACAAGATGGTGAGTTGGAAATGAGCGTTCTTGAGGTCAAGCGTGGTAACTGGAAGGGAGGTTTCATTTTTGAAGGGATCGAGATCAGACCAAAAGGGgtatagagaggaaaaagactTTCCTCGCAATGAATCAATAGCTTCAATGTTGCTAAAATATCGTAATTAAGCAATGCCAAATGTCAATTTCTTCGTTTTAAATTCTCGAATTCCTTTGTGTTCGAGTGCTATACAAGTGTTTCAAGTGTTTTTATTGTCTAAAAGTCTCTTAAGTCTCTTAAGACAGACGTGGTAGTTTATATTGTTGTTCTGAGATTAAAATGTTTTATCGTTAATTATATCTTTTACCGATGAAAATGGTGGTTAAATTCATTCTCATAGATGACGTATTAAGTTAGCATCTTATACATGCAAGACGTTTATTACTAAGTGTTGTGGAAAGCAGCAAGAACAAGaacttaaaaacaaagaaaaacacacacacagtttaacgaggttcggccaaaatattgcctacgtcctcgtgctcaggttctgagcttctgctattattattatatgagaACAATAAGAGCTTCACAGGTTCTTCAATGGTGAATCACTCAGAACAACACCCAAAACCAACCCGTAAGCCCACATATACCCTCACTCAATCTGTCTTAGCCAATTTCACAAAGAAATTGTTCCTACACCTACAGATTATCTCGATGAGTTTGTACAAAACACGAAGAACTCAATTTCCTCTCAAAATCACTGAAAAACAAACTCAATTCCTTAGCTCTGCAATCTGTAAAACCAGAAGTAAGTGAAAAAGGACGAAGGCCGTTATTTATATCCAGTATTGCtgttgctgatgtggcaatCCAAAATGACGTGGACCAATGATAATTAGCCCTTCATATAACCACCATAACTAATCCACATGGCCTGCACGTGATTCTGTTATTCAGATAAAACCACCATTGAGCCAATACGACGCCGTCCTACTTATATCATTAAACCAGATGCAAAACGCTGTCGTTCTTCTTCTCAAAACGATATAACTGTATTGTATCCAAAACGACATCGTTTCTTACTTCCTTTATGCACAAGCTTAAACAGATGCACATCAGTTCTCAACACTCCTCAACTCTTGAGGATTATTTCTTTACatttctccacctaatcctcaagAGTGTAATTATAGCAGAAACTCTGTGAACCCTCCTTGCAATCTTCCTTTAAATCAACATTAGCCTACCCAATATTGAGCAAGGTTTTACATGAATTAAACCTGCTCAGGGGTAAAACTTTTGTACCCATATCAATAGGATTAAGTTCTGTAGGTACCTTCTCTAACTTGACTTCCTTCCTTTCCACCATATCCcgtatgaaatgatatttaatttgaatatgtTTGGATCTCTCATGAAATATAGGATTCTTGGAAAGATGTATTGCATTTTGACTATCTGAATAGAGTATGACAGCCTTGTGCAACATATTAAGTTCTGACAGTAAACCTTTAATCCATATTGCTTCCTTTTCAGCATCTGTGATTGCCATATATTCTGCCTCTGTAGTAGACAAAGCTACTATGGCTTGCAAATGTGACTTCCAACTTACACAATTCCCACAAGCAGTGAATGCATATGCTGAGATTGACTTTCTCTTATCTCGATCCTTAGCATAATCTGCATCTGTGTAGCCAAGCAATTCTATTCCATCTTTGCTGCTTTTAAACACCAATCCTTCATTTGCAGTGAGTTTTAAATACCTTAAGAGCCACTTTACTGCATCCCAATGGCTCCTTCCAGGATTTGACATAAATCTGCTAAGCACACTTACTGCATAAGCCAAATCTGGCCTTGTACTGATCATAAGGTACATAACTGAACCTATTGCACTTGAATATGGTACAGTGATCATATCTTCTCTTTCTTGTGCATTACTAGGACACTGTTCCATTGACAACTTGTAATGACCACCTAGTGGCACAGATACAGGTTTAGCTTCATTCATACTGAACTTGGACAGTATCTTTTGAACATATGAAGTCTGATGCagtttcatttttctatttcttctgTCCCTCTCGATTGTCATACCCAAAATCCTTTTTGCCTGACCAAgctccttcatatcaaactctGAACTTAGTAAGCTTTTGACTGAATCAATTACTTTTGCATTTGGTCCTGACAGCAAcatatcatccacatacaaaAGTAGAAATACAGCATTTGAGCTTGCTGTCTCCTTGAAGTACAAACAACTATCAAAGTTGCTCCTCATAAAACCAGCCTTCACCACAAAGGTGTCAAACCTTTTATACCACTGCCTTGGTGACTGTTTTAAACCATAGATAGACTTCTTTAGCATGCATACTAACTCTCCACCCTTTCTAGTCACTTCATACCCCTCTGGTTGTTTCATGTAAATAGTTTCTTCCAAATCCCCATGAAGGAAAGCAGTCTTTACATCCAATTGTTCTAGTTCCCAATCAAAATGTATGACTAAAGAGAGAATAATTCGAATAGTGGTATATTTGACTACAAGTGAGAAGATTTCATTATAATCCACACCTTCAACTTGAGTAAAACCCTTTGCTACCAACCTGGCCTTGAATCTCACTGGATCTGACTTGGTCAACCCTTCCTTAACTTTATAAATCCATTTACAGTCGacaactctttgttttgcaggtGCCAACACCAGGTCCCATGTATGATTATCATGAAGTGACTGCATTTCCTCATCCATTGCTTGCTTCCATTTTGATGATTCTGAAGACTTCATAGCTTCTTTATAATTCTGAGGCTCATTATCAGAgaattcttgaaatccaactAAAG includes:
- the LOC125418799 gene encoding putative F-box protein PP2-B12; translation: MYIYRDRRETRTGMYGIKGEAEERHIERESENNSVCDFLFVRMGMNMATQNDREREIKKLEEEDDDDDDKAVDYFYKLPGDCIANIISFTSPCDACRFSLVSPAFRSAAESNSVWERFLPPDCYSIISRSPSPLPLLSCLSKKDLYFSLCDFPLFIDDGKKSFSLEKWSGKKCYMISARDLLIVWGDTSRYWRWIPLPDARFPEVAELIAVCWFEIRGKLDVRMLSPLTTYAAYLVFKSTTSAYGFEHLPVETTFGFVGGETSKRNVYLDAERRRRQRYPTLPRRLGRNYRSTILDSRSCVPEGNENGTYPKERKDGWLEIELGDFYCGGDGQDGELEMSVLEVKRGNWKGGFIFEGIEIRPKGV